The genomic DNA CAGCTCGACACCGTATCGCGATATGATTACACCATCACCCAGTTCAGGGTCATAGTGACCTACCTCAGGATACTTATCCTTCCCGTAAACCAGAACGCGGATTACGACTACCCGTTATTTCACTCCATATTCGAGCCGGAGGTGTTTTTATCGTTCTTATTCCTTCTTTCTCTTTTTGGTTTTGCCGTTTATCTGTTTTTACGTTCACGCATCACGCATCACGCACACGGCCTTCTTACTTCCTTCGGCATCCTGTGGTTTTTCATAGCCCTTTCGGTGGAGTCCTTCATGGGAACCCTCTGGGATCCCCTTGTAGAGTACAGGATGTACCTGCCGAGCGCGGGTGCGGCGGTAGCGTTCTCAGCCGGAGTGTTCTACCTCTTTGAACGAACAAAACTAAAAAATCTTGCCGCCGCGGCCTGCGTTCTGCTCCTGCTTACTGCCGTGCCCCTGGGCGCGGCCGCCTACAAGAGGAACCTCGTCTGGGCGGACAATGTGAGCTTCTGGTCGGACGTCGTCAGAAAGAGCCCGATGAAGGCGAGAGGACACAATAACCTCGGCCTTGCCTATGCCGGCCGGGGCTGGACGGAGAGGGCCGTAAAGGAGTACCTGGAGGCCTTGAGGCTCAAACCGGAGAAGAACGCGTACGCGCACAACAACCTCGGCCTTGCCTATGCCGAGCAGGGACGAACCGAGGAGGCCATAGGGGAATACAGGGAGTCGATAAGGCTTAAGTCCGGCAACGTGGAGGTTTACAACAACCTCGGCCTTGCATACGCCGGGCTCAAGAGGCCGGTCGAGGCCATAGAGGAGTACAAGAAGGCCCTGTCAATCGACCCTTACCACGCCGACGTACACTATAACCTCGGCCTTGTCTACCAGGAGGTGGGCTGGACGGGTGAGGCCGAGGCGGCCTACGAGAGGGCGATCGGGCTTCGGGCGGATCTCGTGGACGCCCACAACAACCTCGCTATAATATACCAGAGCCGGGGGCTGGTGAAGAGGGCCATGGAGAAGTACCGGGTGGTTATCGGGCTTCGGCCGGACTACCACCAGGCCCGTTTTAACCTCGGCCTTGCCTACGCCGGGCAGGGGCGGCTTCCCGAGGCTGCCGAAGAGCTGCGGACCGCCGTAAGGCTCTACCCCGGCAATGAGTCCTACCGCTATACCCTCGGCGCCATATATGCAAGGATGGGACTGCGGGACGAGGCCGCCGGGGAGTTCAGGGAGGCGCTCCAGATAAGGCCGGACTTTCCCGCGGCAAAGAGGGCCCTCGGAAGGGTGCTCGGAGAACCGGCCCCGTAACGAGGCGGGGCGGTCACGGTGCTGCCGCACGGTTAGCGTGTATGCGGTCTAATACGTCATTGCTATTTCGTACGAAGAGCGGTTGTCATGAATTTGAAACACCGTCACGGTGCTGCCGCACGGTTAGCGTGTATGCGGTCTAATACGTCATTGCTATCTCGACCGTCACGGTGCATCTTTTCCTTGTAAGATTACGGACGAATAATCTATAATCCTTTATGCCTCCGGAGTATTTTCCGTCAGCCGTTTTTTTTTTTGAAGAACAGACCTTTTCGGATAACCAAGGGGTCTTTTCTGTTTTTGAGCTGTGGGAGAGATGGTAGACAGGATAAGAGATACGATAAAGAACTTTAAGATGCTCAAGCGCGGCGATACGGTCTGCGTGGCCGTCTCCGGAGGGGTGGACTCGACCGTCCTCCTCGACGTCCTCGCCTCGCTCAAGGAAGAGCTTTGCCTCGAACTCGTCGTCTGCCATTTGAACCACAACCTCCGTGGCAGGGAGTCCGAGAGGGATTTCAGGTTCGTAAAAGAGCTTTCCGCAAGGTTGGGGCTCAAATTCGAAGGGAAAAAGATCCCGCTCGGTGAGGTAAGGAAGCGGGGAAAAAAGGGGGGGGGCGAGTCCCTTCAGGAGTGGGCCAGGACCCGGCGGCTCGCCTTTCTCGAAGAGGCCGCCGGGAAGCACGGGGCCCGCAGGATTGCCGTCGGCCATAACCGCGACGACCAGGCCGAGACCGTGCTTATGAGATTTATAAAGGGGAGCGGCCTGAGGGGGCTTACTGGCATGAGGGAGGTGAGGGATAGCTTCATAAGGCCGCTTATAGATACCCCGAGGGAGGAGATAGAGCGCTACGCAAAGGAGCGTAAGATAAAGTTTGTCACGGACTCCTCGAACAGGAGGGAAAAGTATCTCAGAAACCGGTTGAGGCTCGAACTCATCCCGCTCCTCGAAGAGGGCTACAACCCGAAGATCCGGGAGGCGCTTGCAAGGACAGCGTTTATACTAAAGCGTGACGAGCAGTACCTGAGCGCCCGGGCGGACCGGGCCT from Thermodesulfobacteriota bacterium includes the following:
- a CDS encoding tetratricopeptide repeat protein, which gives rise to MGSKGLSFARSYAAIPLIVVTSALIYSNVLHAPFVFDDDFFIVDNPTIRELGNFFDLSGTRYVAALSFALNYRFGGLDTFGYHAVNIAIHSINGLLVWWLVILTCGTPCIKKTFSDDRTKQLFALAAAMIFVTHPVQTQAVTYVSQRFASLATLFYLLSLAMFIKWRLSSGAGGRSVFYIFSLFSAVLAMKTKEISFTLPFIIVLYEFTFFGTPFNERGRSARLPYLAPFLLTLLIVPMDIIGSWLGGPGEGPGHITEATRRALAGQLDTVSRYDYTITQFRVIVTYLRILILPVNQNADYDYPLFHSIFEPEVFLSFLFLLSLFGFAVYLFLRSRITHHAHGLLTSFGILWFFIALSVESFMGTLWDPLVEYRMYLPSAGAAVAFSAGVFYLFERTKLKNLAAAACVLLLLTAVPLGAAAYKRNLVWADNVSFWSDVVRKSPMKARGHNNLGLAYAGRGWTERAVKEYLEALRLKPEKNAYAHNNLGLAYAEQGRTEEAIGEYRESIRLKSGNVEVYNNLGLAYAGLKRPVEAIEEYKKALSIDPYHADVHYNLGLVYQEVGWTGEAEAAYERAIGLRADLVDAHNNLAIIYQSRGLVKRAMEKYRVVIGLRPDYHQARFNLGLAYAGQGRLPEAAEELRTAVRLYPGNESYRYTLGAIYARMGLRDEAAGEFREALQIRPDFPAAKRALGRVLGEPAP
- the tilS gene encoding tRNA lysidine(34) synthetase TilS; amino-acid sequence: MVDRIRDTIKNFKMLKRGDTVCVAVSGGVDSTVLLDVLASLKEELCLELVVCHLNHNLRGRESERDFRFVKELSARLGLKFEGKKIPLGEVRKRGKKGGGESLQEWARTRRLAFLEEAAGKHGARRIAVGHNRDDQAETVLMRFIKGSGLRGLTGMREVRDSFIRPLIDTPREEIERYAKERKIKFVTDSSNRREKYLRNRLRLELIPLLEEGYNPKIREALARTAFILKRDEQYLSARADRASSRVARTGRGGVIMDRKKLLSLDKALSSRVFIKATTEAGGGSTDTALSAEHVEAFFGLIKGERPNACISLPGRLHLRREYEKVILASGPPPKPKPFGKRLAVPGTTEIREAGCLIETTLLKRPPRPYTGSRTTAYFDYDALAGKGGRPLRVRSWKEGDRMRPLGMKG